The region CTCAGAAGGACCACTAGGCAGTCTGCGAAAATATTTCAACCCGGTGTGAACGTAttctggaagtggttgttcaccttgcacgacgggtttatacactacctcctcatcactagagtcagcaccagaatcatcacttaaaatCTCATCAGACGAGGATGACGACAATTCTGGATCATCAAGGTCTCTTCGTACAACATGAACATCATCATGCTCTTCTACATTCTCTTGAGTATTCAATCCAACATCAGCAGCATCTGCAACATCTGTTTGCTCATTCATACCGCAATCCATGCTCAAAGGTTCAAACCTCGTAGATGATCCAACACCATGATCAACAATTGGTGGGATGAAGGCATTTCCAACAtacgaatactcaacaaataattcaatatgccgagtagaatttagagccGCATTGAACATATAAAACACACTTTGATCACTGTCAACCGCAGTACATACATAACTCGTACCGGTACCCAAGAAACAATGCCTCCAAGATATTTCGatgaagtgttggtttgaatctattcttatcttaacacatatcattgcaactaattcagataatgagacacatgaatccaatacgatggaagctctcgcacgaggaggatcataacaaatacccacttgaggaagttgatatattctaccaccccaatataaactcacgtatacttgcatgatttctgcaaaaatatatatacaaaccaacaacaattaaagacaatttttttcattaaaccctaatatagtaagtatacaaaagatttatcaaaaccctaataatatgcaaataaacaacaaatacgaGAACAATGTTGAAAaattgaaggaaacttaccggAAATATGAAGGGAATCGCTAAGAAATCGCCAAGGAAATCGCACGGGttgtcttcctctctttctctcgcgtATTCTGCCTATTCTGCCGTGGGAACTGATTTAAGCAAGTTAGaaacgcatgaggctcatgcgtctctacctaagacgcatgacgttcatgcgtcgtctattatattttaaaaaacaacagacgcatgagggagatgtgTCTATATCtaagacgcatgtccctcatgcgtcgttaaaaaaaacgaaaaaaaatagagacgcatgaccctcatgcgtctctatgaaagacgcatgacgatcatgcgtctcattaaaaagagacgcatgagggtcatgcgtctcccccaaatccggaacaaaaaaaacgctagaacaaacgaggaatctaagttctatattagaacaaaaatagaaaaaacccctCTCTCCAGATACACAGAGGAGTATATATATAGCATCTGCTTTATTTTGCCTGTTTATATTTCGAAGTATAAAAGGTTAAGTTAGTTGAATTTAGTTACCTACGCAGTAAGAATGTTTACTATTTCATTCTAGTGCaatgagaatttgattttaCTATTCCAAACAGGCGccgtagaaaataaaataaaataaaataaaataaaataaaataaaataaaataaatttaatgttTAGGAGTAATTGTCACATAGCGAATATTTCAACATATACAGTACTACGTATATTAACTTCCGGGCAAATCGCTTGAAAAGTATTAGTACTAGTTTTGGTCAAATTCAGGTTATCGAAACTATAAAGTTTACATTTATTCCTAATTATTCCGCGATGAAAAAATGTGACGGCTTACTTagattttttatgaataaatcaCAATTTAACTCACTAGTAGTGATATTGATAAATGATTTTCCAATTGTTATATGAGAcacaatttcataaaaaaaattagttacaAAATGACTGTCAACAAATCCAAactctattatttttattatctagCCCTCCTCTCTTGCACTGCTTCTTCTTCCCCCATCATCGTTGCCGTCTCTTCCCCCTCTTACACGCCGCAAttgtccccccccccccccaactgCTGCTGTCAAATCCTCCTCCTACACTGCTGCCGCTTTCATTAGCACCCTCCTTTttaatccgtcccacaagaatatgcattttcaatttttaaaactcTTCTTTCTAGTGGGATGgaaccattctccactaataatattttaattactttctctctacttctctcttactttaccaattttgcattaaaacatgtaccgaacccaaagtgcatattcttttgagacgaagggagtaataaaataaaaaaaatagaaccattacacaattaaaaaacCAAATAAAAATAGGAGTATTGTTTTTCTCTAACAAATACGGTGCTTCAATTATACTCTGCTTTAAAACTGGATAAATTTTGATTCAGTTTATCGTACAATTtaacaattttattatttttatctgaTAAGCATAAAAGCAAATATGCAATCGACAAGAATGACCATGCGCATTAAATACAACCTGACTTTACAAAATGGAATACAGTTTTTTCAAGGATGTGCAAATATTATGCCTAACATAATCTATTCAAATGACTTTGAATTTAATGGCAGCAGTTGACATTTTCTTCTTAACATTTCAACCTTAATAAATAATGCTGAGTCAACGAGATTCGAGAATCAAAAGATAAATTCACAAGATGTGTACACAGGCATATGGTGTCGTATATATAAAACACGATACTGAATTTCTCCTTAAAACACTTTTGTTTTGCTCCAACAATATGATTCATCCATGAATATATTTTCACGAGAATTTCTATTAGTTGATCGCACGTCGTATATGCAAATGGAGGAAGGATATTTTTTCCAATAACCTACGTTTTTACTTATCAGAATGTATAAAGTTAATATTTAAGTTACATGATCATTGCATTCACATGTCAAAAATGAAGATGATAACATACTTAAACCGTAAAAAATCAGACAAAATGGTTCAAAAAATGATTATATCGAGCAACCATTCAAGTACAAGATGCATTGCAGAAAGCATATCCAGTAAAATCAGAGATCACAGATGAGTTTGATACTTAATCCACTCTGTCTATTAAAGAAAGAAGTTTCAAGCCCATCCAAAGAAAAAAGACCAAATAAGAATGCAACTCAAAGAATGCTCATGTCATAAAACTTGAGTAATATGGATGTAAGATATGCAACAAAGACAGTATTACAAAGTGAATGTTGGATGTGATCTACTTGGTATGCACACGTGCATCAAAAACAACAAATATATGTACTGATGCACTTAAGATCTCCGTGAAAGAGATTAGAAATGCAGTTGTTGGAAAAAATGACAGAATTAGCAGGCTTTTTTTTAACTGTACCAGCCACTAACTTACTTCATGAGATGTATTGTATAATTACAAGCGTTGGTATAGCAAGCAAAAAAGGGCTTACAGATTAGTTGTGCACCCTTGAATGCTTTTTGTCAGGCAATTTTCTAGTATAAAGTCCCGAGAAGGTTTCCAACAACTTCCCACCAATTCAATCTATCCTGATAGATAGCAACCTCTCAGTTGGAGCATATTAAAGCCCATACTCCTCGCAAATGTATAACCTGAAAAATCTGGTAGACAAGTAACTAGCTTTAAACTGGTTGTTTAAGATTAAGACATGAACAGTTGTGAAGAGTTTCTGTGTATGCATGCTCAACATACttgtatttttttaactaaatgggatgtgaaaatgttcaAAACTTATGGCAGGCCAAATATGAAGAGAACTAAAACTGCCATTTAACTGCACACCAATTAGCCGTTTGGCTTTCAAGAAAGGGACAAGATATTTCGGAAACAGAAACGAGATCAAAATCCATTTATTTGTAAGGACATTGGACAGTAATATTCAATTTCCAGGATTCATATAAATACTCTTCGGATTTGCAAGTACAGTACACACGAGCCAGCTAACAAGATCAATATGTATGCTTAGTTCATCAAATCCACTTATTTTGCCTGTAACTTAAGTAAATCTTCTTCTATGATACCATAAATTTTCAGCTGATGATGTGGCTAAAAACTATAGTGCTTACTCCAGCAACAATAGTTCTCTATCCTTTGCCCATTCGAGAATTTTCCAGGATGATGCATGCATCTTTCTGTGCTGTTGGATTTCAATCAATTTAAACATACTTCCATTTGCCAGACTTCAAACGACACGATAGTCTGCATGGGTACTGTATTAATTTTGGTATCATGTGCTGAAATAAAAGCTAGTTTATGCAATTCAgcatcctctctctctctctctctctctctctctctctctctctctctctctctctctccacagTAGCAGTTCAACAAGAGATCTTTTCTTAACCAAATACTCCAGTAATTAGTTATATTAGATAAGTAGTCCCAGCAAATAAATTATTCTTACATACTAGTGTAAAGATGATGTTGTCCCATTTAATAGATAACATGAGCTAAGAAAATGTACAAAAGCTTACCACAAAATTTGAGTCGGAATACGTCTATGCTGGCCTCCAGTTGACGGAAGACATGTTCGGTCTAGGCAGCATCATGGGAACACCATGaactaaaaaaatcaaattatactAACATAACATACAGAATCATTGTAACCACAAGTAAAAGTGATAACAAATAAAAGTAATGTTGTATGCAGAAAAAAGATCACCTGGCATTTGACCAGACGAAGGTAGACTATTTGGGGCAGAGTGCTGATAATTTATGGTACTAGAAGGAGGCCTTTCATGGTAACCTTCAAGACATGACACCTTATTAATGTTTATAGAACGTGTTCTCACCACCACTAAGTTCTTGTGCTACATAGCATCAGAACCAAGGATCCAACCCTTTTCTTATTGAATGGGTAAGCATTGTGATGCCCTCATGCATGACGTATATATGCATTTTCCACaaaattttattcattcatttatttattaatgttattattatcattatcatcatcatttatttatttattgtggggggggggggattgTGATCTGTGGCATGCAACAGGAACAAGCAAGTGCTTCTGAAATCCATATCGAGACAGTTCACTACAAAAACCCCCATGGTGTGTGTACACACCAACCGGTGGTCAGGAAATTCAGGGAAGGGGACTACGATATTGGGAGGGAAGGAGCATTCCTAAAACATTCTATATATTTACAGTATCAAACACCTACCCAGCGCAGTTGACCAATGACCACACACAACGCATATCATGCACCTGGTTCTCACTTGGGATTCGAATTAGCCACCAGCAACAGACAGCATGTATATTTTAACAGCAATGcttgaataataaaatactgGCTGAACTGGTTTAAAAGCCGAGACTAGTACTTTATTTTATACAGAAACCATCTACGTTATGTTTCACTAAGCAAGTTATACAAGAAGCATCAGTGAAGACATAAtaattatactccataaaatacTTCAAAATACGCATAAGAGCACATAAAGAAATCCTAACTAAAAACAGTTGATTTGGCATTAGAAACAACAATAGTAATAAATCGCACCTTCTTGGGAATAAGATGGACCTGAACATGACCTTCCTCCTGGCATCCACCCACCACGAGGATGATCCACAATGAAGTCATTTCCTTGCTTCCGCCATTGCTCATCAGCTATATATCTCCTTGGATTATCGGCAAAGTTTGGTAATGAATAAGAGGGGTACTGAGGTTGTTGAGCTGAGTTTGGATAGGGGAAATGGTTAGGTGGTCGTTGAGATGGGAGTTCAGGATGCACAGGCCTTTGTGCGAAAGGCACACTACCAGGCAGATACTGCTGCCTATGCTGTGAATCTTGGGGATTCATATAAGTATCATCCTCTCCATATTCCACATGCCTAGACGAATTATAGCCAACATGTTCTCGTGCATTGCTGATCCCAGAAGGAGGAAAACAAGATGATTGTTGTGGTGGTACTTCCCCTCTAACAGATGCATCCATAtgagacccatgaatagtaGAAACCACATTGGTCTGTTGATTTCCCTAAAATCCACAAGTTGATCCTTCATATTCAAAATGAAAACAATGGTCTACAGACAAACTCACATACATTTGGACTAGTAAAGCTAGAAGACTTACAGTGGGTGTGGCACTAACTTCACGTGGTAAAGGATGAGGTCGATAAGATGATCGTGGAGAAAGTGGCAGTGATTGAAGTGGAGTCTTGTTGTGGGAAACCAGTGAAGGCTGAGATGGAAATAATTGCTGGGAAATTAGTGGCACAGGACCCAGAAGGGGCGGAGGACCAAAAGGTGGAGGATGAGGTCCAAGAGGTGGTGGAGGATGAAGATGTGGGGGAGGTCCAACTGGTGGAGAAGGACCGGCAGGTCTCAGTGGAGGGCCAGTAGGAGAAGGATCAGCAGGTCTTAGTGGAGGTCCAACAGGCGGAGTTGGACCCGCTTGTGGTGCAGGACCAACAGGTGGCTGAGGTGGTTCAACAGGTGGTTGTGGGAAAGGATGTTGGACTATGGTGGGTGGTGGAGGTGGGGGAGAATATGGAAGTtcaggtggaggtggaggtggaggtggtgaAGATGGCAATGGTGGAGTCATAGGTGGAGATCCAGGTGGTAATGGAGGAGACCCATCTGGAGAAGGAAGCCACTCGGAGGAGGTGTTTGAAGAAGATTCACGGCCACTATCTGGTTTGAGATCCAATGAAGCGAGCTCAATAGTGTCATTAGTCATCGTCGGTCTCTCATCCTTTTGGTGTCCAGAAACATCTTCCATTTCAAGCTCACCGTCAACTTCCTCCAATATGCAATGGCGCCTATCACTAGGAGTAACAGAATGGTTCTCATGATCTCTGCCTGTAGCAGGTGCATCCTTGGAAGGTGATGCACCATCATCTTTCAGGTGTAAACTCGTATCAGAAGCAtcctcatcttcctcttcttcgaACACACTTGCTGACAGAAATCCAGGTAACTGAAACATAGCATTGCTGAAACCAACACAAAACACAAGATGCAGGCATATGAGATCTATGAAAATATAAAGTTCGCAAAGTATGAGATGTAGACTAACCCATTCAGATCCTGTTATACAGATTTCAAATCAGATATTGTTATCACAGTAATCAGGTTATACATTGGaggtttaaatttaagtttccAACTCAAGTCACAAGTTAAATAAGTAATACAGTAACTTATACGAGTTTTGCAGACAATGTCAGAATAGTTGTCAAAGTATCACAGGGTAAAACagcaaaacaaaaaataagagaaaaatctacattctactttttctttaaatttttagtgTATTAAATGTTGGGCAAACCATGAATTGTTCCATGTTGAAGACTATGAAGTAAGAAGCCTAATGTTGCACAACAGTGTAAAATGACGTATTAACCAGAGTCCTGAATGAAAGCAGTTTATAAAACATGCCTAGCTAGTAACACTAAATCATCACAACATTCAATTAGTGCTTAGGGCATGTGCTTAAGAGTCGGGAAATGCCAAAGATACTTATAATCTGTATAATAATCATGACATGATAGAAAAACAAttagaaaacaaaaacaaaacattacTTAAAAGAGCAACTAGTAATTTCTAGACCTTCCATATTCATCAACAACCATGCCTTCCATTTCTctaataggatcatcaatagaTCGTTCAGCTCGGGAAGGGCGTCTTAGTGGGATTGATGTATCATCATTTACCACTCCAAAGTCATCCATGTAGCGACGAAGAATGGATTCTGGCAAGATTTTCCTCTCGAGCCACAAACGCAAGACCTGAAAGAGGATACTCAGTACTTTGTAACAAAGTCTGACGACTCACTTTTAGTTACAGTATAGTCACCTTCCGACACTGACGACGATTTTCCTGAGCACCAGCACCAGCAGGAGCAGCAGCTCCAACGAGGCGGGGCAACGCAGCTTGAACAGTAGAGACATATGAGACCCCTGCATTTCATGAAGAAGATTTAGTCGAAGACAGGTTCATCACAAAGAAACCCATCGGGATGGTGATGAGTGTGATGTAAAGCAAAAGCGGCTGCATAACTTTATTTTGATGTATGGCTGGAGCAGGGTAAGTTGGGGAATAAGAAGACAATGGGAATAAAGATAGACAAGATATTTTAGAGGGCATCATTGTAAAGAAATGATCCAAGTTCCAAACCCCGGTTAAAGTATCCACATACTAAACaattcatttctctttttggtcCCCTGCGTCTGTGTACTAGTCAGAGTATTCTGTGTGAACAGTTTAATTTTGAACTTCCTGTACCTCTTTGGGTGTGAGAGCATTGGGTTATTGAGTCAACAAGGAAAAACAGATCCACTCTGCGATGTAAACTTGGTTCATTTTCTAACTTCTGTATAAGAAGTTCCACAACCTGCATGAGAATCAAATTTCAGAATTTCTATTTCCAAGGAATATATAACAAGTAAATTAATGATGTAGAAAAGGCAAACATGAACATTTAGTAACTAAGCACAAGTCAAAGGCAAAGTACCTAAAATCAAGATTACCCAACTTAAATTGTCTAATAGGAGGGAAAACATCTATGTTCAACTACAGATTTTAAATACATTGGTGGCTGTTTCATATGgattttaaatacataaaatccTATTTTAAACTAACTTTTTAGTGAATTTGGCGCGGATTGGAATCTTCTTTAAAGCtgagtgaatttttttaatctatttataTCAAATCCTTCAATCCGGACACAACCTAAAAAGAATAACCATGACGAACTAGAAATCCTAATTTACAGtacggaaaaaggaaaaaaggagTCAGCTAACTATAGTAATTAAGTCTTCCATCAGATTTCAGAACTCCTAAGACAAATTATTCTATACCATACCCTTTTAATTGGAATGAAACGAACATGTGCCAGTTAGCTACCTCATTGGCGAGTCCGTACTTTGCACAATCAATTGCCAGTCTAGTTGCACGTGCAATACTCTCTTTGGTCCTTGATAGTGTCTCTATCATCCCTTCAAAGGTATCACGAGCAACAGCTGCCTCAGTACCCCCACTTAGAGAGCTCCCAGTGCCTGGATGACCAGAGCTTACCCTCCTCtcctcaagctcatcattctcATGTTGATGACTAGATTGGACTTGATGAAGATTGGCGGAAGGAGAAATCGGATGTGCTCCTAAAATATCCAGTTGGAGTGTATTCCTTGCTTCATACACCAAAGCAGCAGGTGCAGGACTAGGTCCCCGTCCAGCCATCTCAATGTCAGgaatagaaaaaagaaaagggtTTCCATGGGTATTTTGAAAGTGTGTCTGTTTCTTTCTCGCCTGAGCAGCAGCAATAAGATTTTTCATTGACATGACGGAGTCGGATGTTATTGAGTCAAATGTGTGACTTGTTTTGCGGTCTTTGCTAGCATTCAGCCTGAGCAATGGAAAATAAAGcttaagaaagaaagaaacacaAATACTAGTCCCCATAATATCAAGCGTTTTTCATTACCTTTCTTTAATTGACGTGATGTTTTCCTTTGAAGCCCCAACCACAGAGTCATTGATCCGGGAACCTGATTTCAGAGTAGTATACTTTCTCTCTCCAGAAGAAGGTTGCTTGCTTCTTTCACTTAGCAATTGATTAGGAAATAAGTTTGACCTATCAGACGATGCTGCATTCTTGTTGTCTCCTGCTGAAGTTTTTTTCCTAAAATCACTACTAGGTGCCTTGTTGGGTTGCTTGCTTTCCAGTTCTCCTGACACTCTCCCACCACCAACAGATTGGAGGGGGCTTTTAGGAGAAACTGAAACTGGTTTAACCTCCATTGGGGCTAATTTCTCAGAGTTCATCTGCTGTGGACTAGGAGATACATGTGCTGATGAATCTCCCGTCCTCTTCTCCATACCCTGTTGAGCAGCTGGAGATAGCAGCTTCTTCATCACTCCATTATACTGTACCTGATCTTTTAACCCATTTTCAACTTCAACtgaatttcttaaaacttggaGATCATGGACAAATTTCTCACCATGTGTTACAGATTTCTTTTTTGTATCTGATAGGCGTGGTACAGACACCTTACTAGTAGTTCCTCCGTGAACTGGAGTTTTAGGcaactcatcatcatcatcatcatatatGCGGACAGATCTACGCTTCATCGGTAACTGCACAACTGGAGATATGACTTCGCTAGAAAGTACTTTGTCAGTCTTGTCTGATACAAAAGTTTCCAATCTATTTTCAGATAACAAGGCAGATGCACACATTGTTTCCAGTTCCTGGCGATGGCGCTTTATTGGGGGGAGATCATTGTCAGATTCAGAGTTACTAATAATTGGAGGTCTAATGGACTGGAAGACATCAGCCTTCCCGACTGATGTAAACCTTTTAGGCTCTTTGCTAGGCATTTTGTCATCAAGAACATTAGGACCACTAGAATCAGCAATTTTTGAGATTTTGGCAGGAGATGATACTTCATTTGTATGAGACCCTTTCTTTTCATTGCcatgctggaccttcatcttttTCCAGGTAATAGCATCACTATGTGACTCAAAATTTACTTTAGCATCCTGTTGACCATCATGTACTGCCTCAGATTGCCTTTTTTCTTTCACCGACAGCTTTTCCTTCTTCTGACTAATAATATCTAATCGTAATTTTCGGATATCAGGTGATGAAAGTTTCATGCCCTCACCTGAAACAAATTTTCTTCTCATCGCATCTCCTTTATGATCATGAGAAACAGCTGATCCACCACTTCTATGTACTGCACCCGGAGATTTTTTCTTTGACCCCATAGCCAGCTTTGGTCTGTGTCCATTTGTCAATTTTTTCTGGCTACCATCAGTTGATCTGCCTTTTACTCTTTTATCAAGAGGATCTTCCTTCTTAAGAAAATGGTGTGAAGGGCTAGAAACTGATAGTGAATCCTTTGAAGCATTGTTGTTTGAAGAGATCTTATTGCTCTTCCGCAAAGATACAGGAGCGGACAACCTACGATTCACATCGTCAGACAAATAAGGCTTTACATCTTGACATTCCACCGCATCTTGCTTGTGCGGACAATGCTCTAAGCCAGAGCCCGGATCATCATACTCTTTAGTCTCCAACTTGCATTCTGGCGCAATCCCATTGTTTTGACTAATATCCAATGCCTCTTCTACCATTGGATCAACAGAATGTGCCTCAGGTGGATGAGTTTGTATGCTGTTATCATCTCCAACATCACTTCTTTTTTGCTGCAACTCTTCAAATTCTTCACATATTTCCTTCACCGCTTGAGCAAAGTATTTAACAGTCTTACCCTGGCATCGAGCTGACAATTTATTTTTCGCTTCATTGGTGAATATTTGGATATCCACAGGAGCAACAAAAGCTCTATTGCCGgagaaaaacaaggaaaaaatttaaaattaaactattttAGAAAACCATTTTTGTTATTCCCTATCCAGTATGccaaaaaaatacaattaagaGCAAAACTGAATGAACGAAGAAATAGCATTATATGATATCCCTTCAAAAAATGGGTAAAATCCCTTTGGCCTTTCTTGAGTGTTCTGCTGCGAATTTTTAAGTCTAGTAAATGTCTTCACGAGACACATATCAGAGCATATCAGATCACATTTAAGTCCAAGTGATGAAGTGAACATGCAAACCACACCCATAATTCCATACATATTATTGCAATAACTCAGGAACTTTCCCCATCGAAGATAATTAACCATCAGTACCAACTTTCTTATAATGAGATGCTTCCACATCCGCATTAATGAATTCAAAAACCCAGTTATGCGTTCCTTCATGAACATATTTTGGGTTTCTAGTCACAAACACAATAAATTATCCAAAAGTAAAAGGAGCATGTGAAAGCAAATTACTTAGATCCTGCTTTCTTTTATCAGATAGAAGATGATTATTAGTAGTAGTTTTGTACCCTCATCTTAATCATTAACTAATTTGGCTTTAATGTTTTTCAACGAATCTGTACCATGTTCTAAAGATAATTAGTAGTTCCATGAGACATTGACTTTAAATCAATTGTTTCCTGCGAGTGATACAGCAAGTAGATATACAAACACAACGCAGTAAATTAATAGATTAGTGCAAAACGTAAATTTTGTACATCCTACATAAAAGTGGGCCGCCAATATAAAGTAATTTTATTAGGTACATGAGACTTTCCAACAGTGTAAAAGAGCACACGGTACTTTCAATAATTCTCTAATTTACTTGCAAGGTAGACTTAATATCATATGAAAGCTGAGTTTCTAGTTTCTACAAGCGCACTGTCTAATTCTATGCATCTGTCATCTTTTGAAGTACTACGTATACACTTTAAAATACTAAGATAACTATAGGAGTCTACTAAAAATTTAGTGATACTGATGTTAACAGAAATTCAGCAATATGAGAGATGTGCCAATACAAAGTGTCATGAGTACAATTTCTTATGTGACATTTATGCACCTGCGGCCTGCCAAGTAAAAGACCTACTTCCAGTACATAAAGCAAAAGTTTTCCAACTTCATGCTTACAAAAGTTTATCAAGTTAGGATGGGAAGCCATTTCAAGCATGAAGCAAGGAGATAGGAGCTAACCTGTTActcttcatattttattattattattgttttacttttttgtcGTCTATGGTGAAATTGAAAAGAATAGACAATTGTATTTTTCAAAGCACCATAACAACACAAAAGGGTTTCAGGAACTTTGTACTCCCCTCAAGTAGTAACAGCTTTCTTTATGTTCTTAGCAGGCTAAGAAAGGCTCTGAGCACATATAACTAACGCCAACCAAGTCCCTTTACCACTAGTACAAGTAAGTGAAAACATAGAGAGGAAGTACTCACATTTCTGCTGTACCAAAGAACTGGACAAAGCACTTTTTAGGATCGGGAGCACGCTGCCAGTCTTCAGGTCGGCTGATCTGAACTTTGAAGCTCATCAGTGAACAATTCACATAAGGTAAAACAGAATTAATAAGGAACAGGCACAATTACCATCATTTAGCCAAGTTAAGCTAACCAAGGCACAACAAAGAATGGAAAAGCAAGATAAGCAGCACCAAATTCAGATATCGTAACTGCCAATATTAATATTGATGTTTTGTTTGCCTTTAACCAAATCTGTAAGGAAACTAATAAAACCTTGACACTAGTATACTAATACATGTGGCTTTGGAACTAAATATGTAAAGACACATATGCGCCTGCTCAGCAAATAAATACATGAAAATAGCATATCCATGACAATTGATCATAATTGACCGAAATCCCAAAGACCTACATATGAGCAACATCGGATTCATCGTGTACTAAGAGTTCAAGATGTCAGATTCTCGAAATAATAATCCCTAATCTCCCTCGGAAAGGCTAGTTTCAATCAAACTTAGCAACTAAATGCAACTCCAGAGAGTGAAGACTAAGCCAATGGCAACCAAACAAATTGAGATTCcaatagaagaaaaattgaaTACTCGCGGTAGCCGATAACTACTCCGCGACAAATGAAGCGAAAGCGGGCGAAGAAAACAAATCAAGCAAAGCAACAAAGTGAACAAGAATGTACCTTGGCAGGCCAAGCGGGGAAACCCTTAACTTTGGCGAGGACGAGATCGCCCAAACCCAAGTCGTTCTTCGACTTAACCCCCTTGGCTCCGCGCCTGCGCCCCGGAGCCATGACCCTCCAATTCCAACTTATTTCGCCCCTATGGTTGAGCAAGCAATTAACGGCGGAACAATCGGAAGAACCCTAGCGAAAATAACAGATGTCAGGGGGCAGCAGGCCCCCAAAAA is a window of Salvia splendens isolate huo1 chromosome 3, SspV2, whole genome shotgun sequence DNA encoding:
- the LOC121794598 gene encoding ENHANCER OF AG-4 protein 2-like isoform X1 → MAPGRRRGAKGVKSKNDLGLGDLVLAKVKGFPAWPAKISRPEDWQRAPDPKKCFVQFFGTAEIAFVAPVDIQIFTNEAKNKLSARCQGKTVKYFAQAVKEICEEFEELQQKRSDVGDDNSIQTHPPEAHSVDPMVEEALDISQNNGIAPECKLETKEYDDPGSGLEHCPHKQDAVECQDVKPYLSDDVNRRLSAPVSLRKSNKISSNNNASKDSLSVSSPSHHFLKKEDPLDKRVKGRSTDGSQKKLTNGHRPKLAMGSKKKSPGAVHRSGGSAVSHDHKGDAMRRKFVSGEGMKLSSPDIRKLRLDIISQKKEKLSVKEKRQSEAVHDGQQDAKVNFESHSDAITWKKMKVQHGNEKKGSHTNEVSSPAKISKIADSSGPNVLDDKMPSKEPKRFTSVGKADVFQSIRPPIISNSESDNDLPPIKRHRQELETMCASALLSENRLETFVSDKTDKVLSSEVISPVVQLPMKRRSVRIYDDDDDELPKTPVHGGTTSKVSVPRLSDTKKKSVTHGEKFVHDLQVLRNSVEVENGLKDQVQYNGVMKKLLSPAAQQGMEKRTGDSSAHVSPSPQQMNSEKLAPMEVKPVSVSPKSPLQSVGGGRVSGELESKQPNKAPSSDFRKKTSAGDNKNAASSDRSNLFPNQLLSERSKQPSSGERKYTTLKSGSRINDSVVGASKENITSIKERLNASKDRKTSHTFDSITSDSVMSMKNLIAAAQARKKQTHFQNTHGNPFLFSIPDIEMAGRGPSPAPAALVYEARNTLQLDILGAHPISPSANLHQVQSSHQHENDELEERRVSSGHPGTGSSLSGGTEAAVARDTFEGMIETLSRTKESIARATRLAIDCAKYGLANEVVELLIQKLENEPSLHRRVDLFFLVDSITQCSHTQRGVSYVSTVQAALPRLVGAAAPAGAGAQENRRQCRKVLRLWLERKILPESILRRYMDDFGVVNDDTSIPLRRPSRAERSIDDPIREMEGMVVDEYGSNAMFQLPGFLSASVFEEEEDEDASDTSLHLKDDGASPSKDAPATGRDHENHSVTPSDRRHCILEEVDGELEMEDVSGHQKDERPTMTNDTIELASLDLKPDSGRESSSNTSSEWLPSPDGSPPLPPGSPPMTPPLPSSPPPPPPPPELPYSPPPPPPTIVQHPFPQPPVEPPQPPVGPAPQAGPTPPVGPPLRPADPSPTGPPLRPAGPSPPVGPPPHLHPPPPLGPHPPPFGPPPLLGPVPLISQQLFPSQPSLVSHNKTPLQSLPLSPRSSYRPHPLPREVSATPTGNQQTNVVSTIHGSHMDASVRGEVPPQQSSCFPPSGISNAREHVGYNSSRHVEYGEDDTYMNPQDSQHRQQYLPGSVPFAQRPVHPELPSQRPPNHFPYPNSAQQPQYPSYSLPNFADNPRRYIADEQWRKQGNDFIVDHPRGGWMPGGRSCSGPSYSQEGYHERPPSSTINYQHSAPNSLPSSGQMPDRTCLPSTGGQHRRIPTQILWLYICEEYGL